In one Bradyrhizobium cosmicum genomic region, the following are encoded:
- a CDS encoding amidohydrolase family protein: MQRTLIKSATVISMDDAIGDLNTGDVLIEGSRIVDVRPSIELGSGASETEIVDGKGRIVIPGLINAHMHTWQTGLRGYAANWTLLEYFRHMHAGLATVFRPEDIHIATLVGALNQINCGTTTLVDWCHNNPTPDHTDAAVRGLIESGIRGAFFHGSPKPEPKPGEPHFSEVPHPRREIERLLAGPLADRDGLVTLGLAILGPHYSTLDVAMHDFRLARELKLIASMHQGGGPAKTPGGWEKLIEAGLVGPGANIVHGNDLPDDLLDRLVDLGVSFSVTPENEMIQGHGFPITGRLLKRGVRPTIGIDLESVLAGDLFGVARIALSMQRALDNAESRKESGTIPATTTIPVREALRWITTEGARMLGREDQIGSLTPGKLADLVVINASDLNLVPVHDPVATVVMQTGLANIEAVMIGGAWKKRNSRLLVEGLEAKKELLAQSGRRLVQDIERQGRAA; this comes from the coding sequence ATGCAGCGCACGCTGATCAAATCCGCCACGGTCATCAGCATGGATGACGCGATCGGCGATCTCAATACCGGCGATGTGCTGATCGAGGGCAGCCGCATCGTCGACGTGCGTCCGTCGATCGAGCTCGGGAGCGGTGCGAGCGAGACCGAGATCGTCGACGGCAAAGGCCGCATCGTCATCCCCGGCCTGATCAATGCGCATATGCACACCTGGCAGACCGGCTTGCGCGGCTATGCCGCCAACTGGACGTTGCTGGAATATTTCCGCCACATGCATGCCGGGCTCGCGACCGTGTTCCGACCGGAGGACATCCACATTGCGACGCTGGTCGGCGCGCTCAACCAGATCAATTGCGGCACGACCACGCTGGTCGACTGGTGCCACAACAATCCGACACCCGATCACACCGACGCGGCCGTGCGCGGCCTGATCGAAAGCGGCATCCGCGGCGCCTTCTTCCACGGCTCGCCGAAGCCCGAGCCGAAGCCAGGCGAGCCGCATTTCTCCGAGGTTCCGCATCCGCGCCGCGAGATCGAACGGCTGCTGGCGGGCCCCCTCGCCGACCGCGATGGCCTCGTCACGCTCGGGCTTGCCATCCTTGGCCCGCATTATTCGACGCTCGACGTCGCCATGCACGATTTCCGCCTGGCGCGGGAGCTGAAGCTGATCGCATCGATGCATCAGGGCGGCGGTCCGGCCAAGACGCCGGGGGGCTGGGAGAAGCTGATCGAGGCCGGCCTGGTCGGCCCCGGCGCCAACATCGTCCATGGCAACGACCTGCCCGACGATCTCCTCGACAGGCTGGTCGATCTCGGCGTGTCGTTCTCGGTGACGCCTGAGAATGAGATGATCCAGGGGCATGGTTTTCCGATCACCGGGCGGCTGCTCAAGCGCGGCGTGCGGCCGACGATCGGCATTGATCTGGAGTCCGTGCTGGCCGGCGACCTCTTCGGCGTTGCCCGCATCGCACTGTCGATGCAGCGGGCACTCGACAATGCGGAGTCGCGTAAAGAGAGCGGCACCATTCCGGCGACGACCACGATCCCCGTTCGGGAAGCGCTACGCTGGATCACGACGGAAGGCGCCCGCATGCTCGGCCGCGAGGACCAGATCGGATCTCTGACGCCGGGCAAGCTCGCCGACCTCGTCGTCATCAATGCGTCCGATCTCAACCTTGTCCCGGTGCACGATCCCGTCGCGACCGTCGTGATGCAGACGGGCCTTGCCAATATCGAGGCCGTCATGATCGGCGGCGCCTGGAAGAAGCGGAACAGCCGGTTGCTGGTCGAGGGGCTGGAAGCGAAGAAAGAGCTGCTGGCGCAATCCGGCCGGCGGTTGGTGCAGGACATCGAACGACAGGGACGCGCCGCCTGA
- a CDS encoding NAD(P)-dependent oxidoreductase encodes MTDASTNVAFIGIGKMGLPMSALVAKAGYAVTAFDQNAARISEARAQGISIAASPAEAVSGKAAVITSLPDDAALRGALLGPTGLIAAMAPGAVLIETSTVSVEASAEVAAAGQARGIAYLRSPVSGNASIVHTGALTCFVSGPKDAFENAKPLFAAFTRAQTYLGPAEEARYAKLSVNLMIAVSAAMMAESLALARKGGIAWQDILKVLDDSAVASPMVKYKTAPLRNRDFESTFSCKQMAKDLDLILGAGHAVGVPLQLAAQVRETYGSLVAQGDGDADFIATVKHLERLSGLGEPKF; translated from the coding sequence ATGACAGACGCATCAACGAACGTCGCTTTCATCGGGATCGGCAAGATGGGCCTGCCGATGTCGGCCCTCGTCGCCAAGGCCGGCTATGCCGTCACCGCGTTCGATCAGAACGCGGCGCGGATCAGCGAAGCGCGGGCGCAAGGCATCTCAATCGCAGCATCGCCGGCGGAAGCTGTCAGCGGCAAGGCTGCGGTCATCACGTCCCTGCCCGATGACGCGGCCTTGCGCGGCGCCCTACTCGGCCCGACCGGGCTGATCGCCGCGATGGCGCCCGGAGCCGTCTTGATCGAGACCAGCACCGTGAGCGTCGAGGCGTCCGCCGAAGTTGCGGCCGCCGGGCAGGCGCGCGGAATTGCCTATCTGCGCTCGCCGGTCTCCGGGAACGCCAGCATCGTCCACACCGGCGCGCTGACCTGCTTCGTGTCAGGGCCGAAGGACGCCTTCGAGAACGCGAAGCCGCTGTTCGCAGCCTTCACCCGCGCCCAGACTTATCTCGGGCCCGCCGAGGAAGCGCGCTACGCAAAACTCTCGGTCAATCTGATGATCGCGGTATCCGCCGCGATGATGGCGGAGAGCCTGGCGCTCGCGCGCAAGGGCGGCATCGCCTGGCAGGATATTCTGAAGGTGCTCGACGACAGCGCCGTGGCCTCGCCCATGGTGAAATACAAGACCGCACCGCTGCGCAACCGCGATTTCGAGTCGACCTTCTCCTGCAAGCAGATGGCCAAGGATCTCGACCTCATTCTCGGCGCTGGCCATGCCGTTGGCGTGCCGCTCCAGCTCGCCGCCCAAGTGCGCGAGACCTACGGCTCGCTGGTGGCGCAGGGCGACGGCGACGCCGACTTCATCGCGACCGTCAAGCACCTGGAACGGCTGTCCGGGCTTGGCGAACCCAAATTCTGA